ataggcttccaaaaggggaaagggtCAACCGATCAGCCAGGAGTTCTggtcgaatgggctgctcgatcgaactgcctgttcgatcggctggcctgttcgatcaggttctcctgttcgatcaactacctttttcgagtgtttcgcgacgatttttgacaTTTTGATTTCTATGAACGATGATATGAATGTGGTAgagtttcctaatcaaattactttcagttccaactactatatctaacataagcATCCTAGTTTCACATTTCGGTTTCGattttcgattgagttcgattgctttccgagtttcgattcgatttgattgattcaccacacataacaatataaagtaaacatgcacaaataacacataaggcacacacacacacacgtattaACCGCAccaaagttcgcataattcgaggttcgagttcgatgattgatttgattggcTTGATTATCGATTAATAAATTTTATCGCACTGCTACTTCCTGCTATCCAAGGTCGATTAATGATTCACATTCGATTCATTTTGCTTAGACAacatttactccacataatacaaaaattaaaatagaTTAATTACAAATgaaagtcaactttgactttgactttcgaaaacacggggtgttacaattttaGGCTTAAATGTTGAACTCTGGATATTGTGAAACCAAACTGGCATGGgttggttcggttttggttaagtTGGTTATCGGATTTCAAATGGTGGTTTGGTTTGTAGTTCCGTTGAATCGGTTAACCACTTATATTTAAAGTGATCATCAACATTTTAAATTTGGTAGGAAAGTACACATGCAAATGCATATATATTGGAGTAAACCTCACTTTAAAACAAACAGTTTGGGGCCTTTAGGCCCCTTTAAGAAACTTTTTGTTGTCTACAACTTCAACTATGAAAAGCGCTACAATATACAACTCTCTGTGAGTTGACTGTTAAGTTGACCGTTTGCAAGAGGGGTGATTTGGTAATCTCACCTCCTGATTAAACTCATGACACTTTACAACAACCTTCACTGCTACCACCAATTTACATGTTTATACGTCTATGGTCAAATAATAAGTGGACTTAATAAATATATACACTTTTAAACAATGTACCAGTTGTACTTAGAATTGAAGATTGTATAATGAACAATGGCAAACATATAATGACACCACACTTGTCGTCCTTGTATCGTGGAGATTGTGACCTCAACATTGGTTTGTTACTATAAATGCAGGTTGCTTTGGTTCAGGAAGTGTAGAAATATCACTCGTGAGCATGGCATTTGACATGGTAGGACGATCATCGGGATCTTCTTGCACACATAAAATACCGACCATGATGCACTTCAGTACTACATTCGGGTCACAACTTGTTCCATTAGATCTATTGGATTTCCATCTTTCTGTTAGACAtgcatatttatatttataagcTAGATACTATCACTTTCATTATTcgttttattattattagacaTAAGTAATAGCGGTTATCGCtattaatatatatgtatatatactctGTATCATGATCTTCATAACTATCAATTTATTTTATGAACGTTTACCTTCATTCTTCGAAACCCTAAGTCAGAATTctaacaaagtggtatcagagccacatcgATCATATCCCCGTAATCACAAATATCGATCAAAACATGAATCAGGCATAAGGAATTCAAACTCAAATTCCCAAACTTACTGGACAGAATTATTACCATTGGCATATTCAGATTAAAATTTTATTCGAATCGCAAGAATTATGGAACATTGTTGATGAATGAATTCAAGATCTGGGAACGAATCCCACTGAGGAGGCAACGACAGTTCATAAAGATTCAATTAAGAACGACAAACGGGCATTACACATCATTTTTCAATTAGTAAATGATATAATATTCGAAAGAATTTCTCTTGCAAAATCATCAAAAGAAGCATGGAGTATTCTGCACAAATCATACAGAGGAGAAAAttgggtaaaaaaaattaaactccAAACTCTTCGATGTGAATTGACGCACTGAAAATGAAAGAAGGAGAATCTATTGAAGATTATTTCAATAGAACAATCCTTATTGGTAATCAGTTACGAATAGATGAAGAGAAAATTAGTGAACAATGAATCATAGAAAAGATTCTACGAAGTTTGACTCGAAACTTTGAGTCGGTGGTAATCGCTGTAGAAGAAAAAAACCTAGATGATGTATCGACCGAAGAATTAATGGGAATTCTTCAATCTCATGATTTGAGATTGAAACGTTATGAAGACACCCCTATAGAACATGCATTCCAAATACAGAACTCTAATCAAGACAGGTTCAAACAATCCCGGAATGATGCAGGAAGGAAGAGGACGCAGTAAAATTAGAGGTCGAAACATGAATTTGATTAGATGTACAATTGTCAACGACTTGGCCACACAGCCAAGTTTTGTCAGCGGAAGGATGAAAGCGAGAAACCTGATAATATGTTAATTCATAAAGACGATGAAACCGATGAACAAGACGACACGATGTTCATGATTTTCAATATGGAAGAGATAGTCAAAGATGACTGTTGGTATTTAGATAGCGGCTGCAGCAATCACATGACAGGAAACAGAGATATGTTCATCAGACTAGATGAATCATTGAAGAAAGAAGTGAGGACAGGTGATGACAAGAGATTGGAAGTGCTAGGTAGCGGAGACGTATCAATCTCAATTAGAGGACAAGTCAGGAAGATACCGAGTGTTTTTTATGTGAAAGGTTTGAAACATAACCTATTGAGTGTGGGATAAGTCATACAAAAAGGATATTCAGTTTTGTTTCAAAAGGATCGATGCATCATCAAGGATGCAAGTAATGAAGCTATAGGTGATATTAAAATGACGAGTAACAAAATGTTTCCTCTTCATCCTGTAAGTGATCTAAATTTTGCAATGACCATGACAACGAAAGATATGTCAGTTCTATGGCATAAAGGGTATGGTCATGTGAATATGGATACACTAATCAATATGGGAAACAAGGAGCTAGTACTCGGACTACCAAAAATTACGAAAAGTGAGAGCATATGTGAAGGATGCATTTCAGGAAAATAAATGAGGAAAACGTTTCCAAAAGAAACTACATGGCAAGCCAATAAACCCTTACAACTGGTTCATTCAGATATATGCGGGCCTATGAGAACTGAATGGATAGGAGGATGCAGGTATTTCATTACCTTTATCGATGATTATTCAAGAAAAACCTGGGTATTCTTTCTCAAATACAAATCAGAGGCGTTGAATTATTTCAAAATATTtaaaaccttaaatgaaaaacaatCCGATCACTCAGTTAAAACACTAAGAACTGATCGAGGAGGAGAATATTGTAGTAAAGCATTCCAAGATTACCTGAAGCTAAACGAAATACGTCATCAAGTTACAAACAGTTATGCTCCCCAACAGAATGGGGTAGTAGAAAGGAAGAATAGAACGTTAATGGAACTGAGCAGAAGCATGATGAATATCAAACAATTACCGAATTGTTATTGGGCGGAAGCAATAGCATGTACCACGTACATTTTAAATCAAACAGTCACAAAAACAAGACCCAATATAACTCCTTACGAAGCATGGAATAACCAATGTAGAACACCTCAAGGTGTTTGGCTGTTTGGCTTATGCTCATGTTCCTAAACAACATCGAGATAAGTTAAACAAAAAAACTGAAAAGACGGTTTTTGTTGGATACAGTGAAAATAGTAAAGGATACAAACTGTATAATCCACAAACCAATAAAATCATCATCAGCCGTGATGTAATATTTGATGAAAACAAGAGGTGGGTCATGGACTCAGAAGCATCTGATGTCCCGTTTGTCATCTCCGATAACGATGATCCAAGTCCAGCACAAAGGGAAGCAGATGTGGATGGAGCTCAAGAGGAACCAGAATCTGGTCAAGAGCATATAGTTGATAactgatgcgggcccaagtgtggaagagcgggctattttgtatttggaggcccaagatcgtgtaacaaaaggggcttcactaaaatggctctaacttgggctacgggggtccgttttgggcgtgcgaccaggcgaaacgaacgtgagaacgagctccatcttgctgcaaacgcctacGGTAGTTTGGGTCGTCTTCCGggccaaaaaacgcttatttccatgagttattttatgttttgtgttttttagtGGGGTTTTTGGACTTTTATTTTGTTCTAGATTTTGGCCCAAGTGTGTTTTAGGCCCATTTTCGAATTTCGATCTTTATTTGTATGTTGCTAAAGCTAATGAAAAgttcagaattgaattttgaaactaccgaattttcacttcaaattccgtggccattgggttgcaatttgggggttggggaagaactacacgggtattcttagaatcaacgtgtttgatcttcgttTCCGTATCACGCGCTACATCAATAACTCATGATCGCCTGGAAATTGAGAAGAGAATCAAGAAGCAGACTAGTCATAGTCACATGAGAATGATTCATCTTCAACAGATTCGGAGAATGAAGTTATCAACACAAGGAGCATTGATAGTTTCTACAGGGACACGAGGGCTCTCAGCGAAGCAGAAGTGCTGCAGAAATACAATGAAAATCAAGTAGTGAACTTTGTTCTTTATGCAACAAGTGCAGACCCAACTACGTATGAGGAGGCTAGTAAGGATAAGAGATGGATAGAAGCAATGAACAGAGAGATAGAATCTATCTACGAAAACCAAACTTGGGAGCTTGTAGAACCTCCAAAACACCAATAGGTGTGAGATGGATCTATAAAACAAAGTATGATGAAAAAGGAAACATGGACAAATACAAGGCCAGACTAGTGGTAAAAGGATACAAGCAAAAATATGGAATAGACTATCAGGAAGTATTTGCACCGGTGATCCGATTTGAAACAGTTCGATTAGTATTAGCTCTCGCGGCACAATATGATTGGCACCTTCATCAGATGGATataaaaacaacatttttaaatgGGAAATTAAAGGAACAAGTTTACATAGAACAACCTCAAGCTTACATCAAACAAGGAGAAGAGAAAAAGGTATGTCATCTCAAACGAGCACTATACGGTTTGAAACAGGCACCGAGGGCGTGGTACAACAGAATAGATACTTATTTCTTGCAACACAAGTTCAAAAAATGCACCTATGAGCATACTCTCTATGTTAAGGACACTAATGAAGGAAAACTAGTGATATGCTTATATGTAGACGATCTAATTATTGTGAGCAGCTCTCTGAGGCTGATTTCTGAGTTCAAGGACAcaatgaaaaaggaatttgagaTGACTGGTATGGTAGATTGCATTACTTTCTCGGTATGGAAGTACTTTACGAGAATGGTAATATAATTTTATCTCAAAGGAAGTACATGAGGAATTTATTAGAGAAATATAGAATGGATCAGTGCAACACGGTTTCCACACCATTGGAATATGGTCTCAAATTGTCAAAAGATGATCCTGAAGAATTTATAGATGAAAGTGTGTATCGAAGTCTGGTAGGAAGTCTGATGTATCTAACAAACACGagaccagatattatgtttgcAGTAAGTAAAATAAGTAGATTCATGGAATGTCCTAAGAAGAGTCATTGGGAAGCAGCAAAACGCATACTAAAATACATCAAAGACACTTTGGATCAGGGTATCACTTATTCTAAAGGAGGAAAAAGAAAGCTCATGGGTTTCAGTGATAATGATTATGCATGGAATATAGATGATAGCAAGATTACATCCGGATATATTTTTCATTTAGGATCAGGACCCAtatcttggcaatcaaagaagtAAAAGGTAGTAGCGTTATCCTTAACAGAAGCAGAATATATGGCTCTAACTTTAGCCTGTTGTCAAGCAGTGTGGATAAAAGGAATCTTAGATGAACTGCAAGGAAAAGAAGATTACCCTATACCTATATTTTGCGATAATAAATCTACCATTTGCTTAGCAAAAGACCCAGTATACCATGGAAAGAGCAAGCATATCTGGGTCAAGTATCACTATATCAGAGATTTAATCAAGAAGGAAGAAGTGGCAGTAATTTTCTATGCAACCAAGGATCAAGTGGCTGACATTAAGACAAAGGCTCTACAACCGAAAGATTTCTCTCGTCTTAAGACCCTGCTACACTGatctagcttacgggagggtgttagacatgcatatttatatttataagcTAGATACTATAACTTTCACTATtcgttttattattattattagacataAGTAATAGCGGTTATCGCtattaatatatatgtatatatactctGTATCATGATCTTCATAACTATCAATTCATTTTATGAACGTTTACCTTCATTCTTCGAAACCCTAAGTCAGAATTCTAACACTTTCCACAACTGTCTGAAATTCACTGTTCGATTTCAAGTCAAATTACAATATCACAAATGAAACTGGTCCAATCATAACAAATAACAAAATAACCCTGATGCATTCACTATGATTTAACTTCAATAACTCAAATTCATAGTTCAATTTCCAATCAATTCACAACTTCACTAATGAAATCGATTCAATCAAACAAATAACTAAACAAAACCTAATCAATCAACAAATAATAAATGATTATCGTAAGAAGGAAGGTAGAAATTGACGTAACCATAGCCTAGGGATTTATGCAAGAACCAGTCTCTGCAAACACGAACTGAACTCACCGATCCGATCATGGAGAGAAGTTGAAGGAGGTCGTTGTCGGTGATGTGAATGAATCAGCTGGAGGAGTCGGTCACGCTTGGTACAATGGAGGTCTTGGATTGTGATTTGGGGTGAGGTCTTGGATGGAAATGGTTTGTTCGTGATGCAGGTGATGGAAATGGGGTGGGGTCTCGGTGGAGATAGATGTTGAAATGGTTTTGGCCTTTTGGGGATGGTGATGCAAgtgtcttttaataataataataataataataataataataataataataataataataataataataataataataataataacaataataatataagaAACAAGGGCAATAATGTCAATTCACAACATTTCTAGCAGTTAACCTAACGACCAACTCACAGAGAGTTGTATCCTGTAGCGCTTTTTTAAGCGTCAAGGTTGCAAACCAGAAAAAAGTTTCTTAGTGGACCTCAATTGATTTTGGCCCCAAACCACATGGTTGTAAATTAAGGTTTCCTCCATATATTGACTTTAATGAGACAACGGTTAATTCAGTTATGCCCCACTTTAAAAACCGTAACAATTCAGTTAAATCGATAATTATGGTTTGATTAGTTCTGTTGTTGTAAGCCCACACTTTCTTAATGTGGAAGCCTAGTTTGGTTTGAGTTTAAGGAATGttacaaaacccaacataaattaTTTCATATACGGTAAACATAGAGGCTGGTGCACAAAAAAACCAGTCCTGATTTGAATATGGAATCAGAAACTACAAAACCCAGAAGTGGGTATTGCTAGGAACTTAGTATAGAAGATCCGGTTCCACACCACCCTGCGCACTAGTTATATATCTGGTTGTAGCTATATGATTTGAAATTGGTTACACCTAATCCGAACCGATCAAACTATTAGAAGTTCGTAAACGTAATTCATATATTATGTATTAAACTTAGGACATGTATTATTTAATATGTATGTGTGTAACGATATGTTCGAAGGGGTGTGACTAATGGTTGGTATCAGTTCAAATGGCGGTTATTCCCGCCAAATTTCAACCGTCTTCACAACCGTTCCTCTTCTCAATGTATATATGTCTGTTTCCGGGAACTTCACTCGGTACCAAGACAATTTCAACCGCCAAATTGTCCATCATTCAATATTTACGAATAACATACAAAACCCAGTTCATCATCATGAATCCAATGAATGATGATGCTTCCGCTAGTTATGATTCTGATGTCTatcaaagtggtatcagagcaccaGGTTCCTTTGATCTTAGGGCTACATCTACAACGTTTCCATGCCAACACTGTGCAGATGAAAGAAGGGAAAGAAAGTGGCTGAAGCGGTGTTATTTCACATAATAATCCAGACCATCAAATATCAAACTGCAAgaagaaagaagatgatgaagaatccCAACTAATTCGTCTCGTTATTAATACCGGAGTGCAACGACAGAATGACGAAGACGAAGATCACATAAGCGGTCAGAAACAAGAGTATCTCGTCGCCGGAACCGACGGAGGTTTCTGGTCGGAAATGTGGTATGTTAGTAAAACTCTAAAACACCAGTTTTCTGGAAATTTAGATATGTTCAAGCGCATTAAATGTATGACTGATGTTGAAACGAACACAGGTGAAAATTATTTATATTTCATTAGAGGAATAGGTGTTGTTGATGTTATGTCTGGGACGAAGAATATCCGAGTTCAAAGTGTGTTTTACACACAAGACATAGACAGAAACATTGTAAGTTATGATCAATTAAGAACACAAGGGTTCACGGTGAAGTTCACCGGAGACAAATGTAAATTGTTTCCAACCTTTAGTATTCCCCTAAACAATAACATAAACATAAGATCAGGATTAACAAGAGAAGAAGAAATGGGTGTTATGGAAAAACAGAAGATGATGTACAAAGAATCGGAATTTATGATGTTCAAAACGAATTACTTGAATAATTATTTCGAAAAACTTGAAATATCATCCAACGAACCAGACTGGAACGTGATGATACTTCAAACAATGAGATTCAAGGAATTCTTAGATTGTAAGGCATTACTCGACATGATAGACAATGATGAATATGTTAGAAAGTACAAGTTCATTTTGCAAACAAAGTTTGACGAAATGGTGGAATGGTTTATAACGAAAAAGTTGGGGGTGACAACCAGACCGATTCCTGCTTATGCCTCAAACAACCGAAGGATATGTCTGCTGGATATGTATCTGATAATAGAACGAGAAGGAGGACACCGATATGTGACGGAAAATAATCTCTGGCTGATGATAGCCAAAGAGATGGGATTCGAGTATAGTGATGGTGATATATGCGTCTGGTATACGCAATGTATTTAGATGTCCTGGTATATTATCACAAGTTTAAAACTGTCCAGTCACAAGTATATGACAAAGAGAAGACAGAAGAGAAAACAACGCTGGGAAGGAACACGGAACCAAGGAGCAGCCGAAGTGAGGGAGACACTGCAGAACAAGATGCAGGTCAAGATATAAGGGCTGAAGTTAATCAAGTGGTTACGGATGATCTGTCGTCGAAGCACTATGCGTTGTTTACCAACAATGGATGGCATGAAAACAAGAGGAGGCATACAAGACGAAGGTTTGATTTCAACAAAGCTCGAGCAGCAATGGATGATGCTAATGAGAGTGTTCTTAAATATTCCCGTAAACATGATTATGTTTAGGGGAGAGTATTAGAAGT
The Helianthus annuus cultivar XRQ/B chromosome 6, HanXRQr2.0-SUNRISE, whole genome shotgun sequence genome window above contains:
- the LOC118479530 gene encoding secreted RxLR effector protein 161-like; this encodes MEVLYENGNIILSQRKYMRNLLEKYRMDQCNTVSTPLEYGLKLSKDDPEEFIDESVYRSLVGSLMYLTNTRPDIMFAVSKISRFMECPKKSHWEAAKRILKYIKDTLDQGITYSKGGKRKLMGFSDNDYAWNIDDSKITSGYIFHLGSGPISWQSKK